One window of the Cryptomeria japonica chromosome 7, Sugi_1.0, whole genome shotgun sequence genome contains the following:
- the LOC131033974 gene encoding uncharacterized protein LOC131033974, whose product MEMELLLSIKPKFSLSSKTSTNLQLGIRWPCSRKTFSRALSMQHSLSKRVFRTYSVNPKQSITVSIAGITSISSIVLFLEDAYAADSMSSEIVQSASKAPQWLAPAVLAFPVVSYLLFNIYRDKINPDAKVTDWMYGLAAMVIVANLVTLVTLGVRLY is encoded by the exons ATGGAAATGGAGCTACTTCTATCTATCAAACccaaattctccctttcatctaaaACCTCCACAAATCTGCAATTGGGTATTAGATGGCCTTGCTCACGGAAAACTTTTAGCAGAGCCCTTTCAATGCAACATTCTTTATCCAAAAGGGTATTCAGGACATATTCAGTAAATCCTAAACAATCTATAACAGTCTCCATTGCAGGGATAACAAGCATATCAAGTATTGTTTTGTTCTTGGAGGATGCATATGCAGCAGATTCAATGTCAAGTGAGATAGTGCAGTCTGCTTCTAAAGCACCACAGTGGCTTGCACCTGCAGTTCTGGCATTCCCTGTTGTCTCGTATCTTTTATTCAACATTTATCGTGATAAG ATTAATCCTGATGCCAAAGTCACTGATTGGATGTATGGTCTAGCTGCGATGGTTATTGTGGCAAACCTTGTAACACTTGTCACATTAGGG G